Genomic DNA from Vallicoccus soli:
GACGGCATCAGCGTGCTGGTGAACAACGCCGGGGTGATGGCGACCCCGTACCGGCGGACCGTCGACGGCTTCGAGCTGCAGGTCGGGACCAACCACCTCGGGCACTTCGCGCTCACCGGGCGCCTGCTGCCGGTGCTCCTGCGCCGGCCGGGGTCGCGCGTGGTCACGGTGTCGAGCCAGGCCCACCGCTCGGGCGTGCTTGACCCGGACCTGGCGATGGGCGAGGACGGCTACCGCCCGTGGGCGGCGTACGGGCGCGCCAAGCTCGCCAACCTGTCCTTCGCCCTGGAGCTCGACCGCCGCGCCCGGGCCGCCGGCGCCGACCTGCTCAGCGTCGCCGCGCACCCGGGCTGGGCGACGACGAACCTGCAGCGCACCGGGCCGCGGATGGCCGGCAGCCGGGTGCGCGAGCGCCTCTCCGACGTGGGGAACCTGCTCTTCGGGCAGTCCGACGCCGACGGTGCGCTGCCGCAGCTCTACGCCGCGACGATGCCGGACGTGCGGGGCGGGGAGTACTTCGGGCCCGACGGGCCGTTCGAGGCGCGCGGCGGCCCGCGGCGCGTGGGGACCAGCGCCGCGGCGCGCGACGAGGCCGCGGCCCGGCGGCTGTGGGAGCGCTCGGAGGAGCTGACCGGGGTCGCGTACGACGCCCTGCGCGCCGGCTGAGGGACCGGGCGCGGCGCGGGGGACGCGGCCGGGTCAGCGCCGGTCAGCCCGGGGCGCCGAGGGCGTCGGCGAAGGCGCCGGCGATCGCGGCGTGCCCGGAGCCGTCGGGGTGCAGGCAGTCCGCGCCGCCGACGAGGTCGTCCGGCCCGATGACCGCGGCCGCGTCGACGACGAGCGCCCCGTGCTCGCGGGCGGCGCGGGCGATGACGTCGTCGAGGCCGGGCTCGCCGTCGGCCCCGCGCAGGACCCGCTCGGACAGCGGCGCCAGCGCGGCGAGGGCGCACGAGGGCACCGGGTCGTAGTACGTCATGACGGCCAGCGCGGCGTCCCCGCCGACGGCCGCGCGCACCCCGTCGAGGAGCTCGTCGTAGTCCGCGGCCACCCCGTCGAGGACCTCCGCGACCCGGCGGGTGCACGCGGCGGCGTCGCCCTGGGCGCAGGTGCCCACGACCGGGCCGAAGACGTCGTTGCCGCCGACGTCGAGCGTCACCAGGCCCACGGGCTCGCGGGCCGCCAGGTCCTGCAGGCGCGGCAGCTGCCCCCGGAGCACCGAGCCCGTCGTGGCGCCGAGCCGGGACAGGTCGACGAGCCGGGTCCCGCAGCCGGGCGCGGCCCCCGGCGCGCAGCGGGCCAGGCGCTCGTGCAGCAGGTCGACGTAGCCCGCGCCCTCCGCGGCGCCGACCCCGGCCGCCACCGAGTCGCCCAGCGCGACGTGCAGCGGGGCGCCGGGCGGCGGCGCCGGGGCGGCGGGGGTGGACGGTGCGGGCGCGGGCGTGGTGGGCGTGGTGGGCGCGGGGGCCGGCGTCGTGGGGGCCGGCGTCGTGGCGGCGGGGGCCGGGGGGTTCGGGGCGGCGTCGGGGCCGGGGGACCCGGAGCCGCCGCAGCCCGCGACCAGGGCCGCGAGCAGCCCCGCCGTCAGCGCGCGGCGGAGCACGGCGCCCGGGGCCGCGCGGCGGCGGTCGGCACGGTCCCGCTCGTGGTCGGCCATCCCGGCGAGCGTACGGGCCGGGACGGCGCAGCGCCCCGGGGCGGGGCCGCCGCGACGGGGGGGCCCGCACGGCGCCGATAGACTCGCGGCCGTCCCGCAGCCGACGCCGGAGGGCCCACCCTTGACCGC
This window encodes:
- a CDS encoding oxidoreductase, whose protein sequence is MARTSWTVADAPDLTGRVAVVTGATSGLGLQTALGLASRGAHVVMTARDEARGEEAVRRVTGAVPGASVALGMLDLADLSSVADLAARVGEQHPDGISVLVNNAGVMATPYRRTVDGFELQVGTNHLGHFALTGRLLPVLLRRPGSRVVTVSSQAHRSGVLDPDLAMGEDGYRPWAAYGRAKLANLSFALELDRRARAAGADLLSVAAHPGWATTNLQRTGPRMAGSRVRERLSDVGNLLFGQSDADGALPQLYAATMPDVRGGEYFGPDGPFEARGGPRRVGTSAAARDEAAARRLWERSEELTGVAYDALRAG
- a CDS encoding SGNH/GDSL hydrolase family protein, which codes for MADHERDRADRRRAAPGAVLRRALTAGLLAALVAGCGGSGSPGPDAAPNPPAPAATTPAPTTPAPAPTTPTTPAPAPSTPAAPAPPPGAPLHVALGDSVAAGVGAAEGAGYVDLLHERLARCAPGAAPGCGTRLVDLSRLGATTGSVLRGQLPRLQDLAAREPVGLVTLDVGGNDVFGPVVGTCAQGDAAACTRRVAEVLDGVAADYDELLDGVRAAVGGDAALAVMTYYDPVPSCALAALAPLSERVLRGADGEPGLDDVIARAAREHGALVVDAAAVIGPDDLVGGADCLHPDGSGHAAIAGAFADALGAPG